From one Aptenodytes patagonicus chromosome 16, bAptPat1.pri.cur, whole genome shotgun sequence genomic stretch:
- the CENPX gene encoding centromere protein X: MEERDGRGGGGFRKETVDRLLRLHFRDGRTRVNGDAQLLMAEMLKVFVREAAARAARQAQAEDLEKVDIEHVEKVLPQLLLDF, encoded by the exons ATGGAGGAGCGGgacggccgcggcggcggcggcttcaGGAAG GAGACGGTGGACCGGCTGCTTCGGCTCCACTTCCGGGACGGGAGGACCCGAG TTAACGGCGACGCGCAGCTGCTGATGGCGGAGATGCTGAAGGTCTTCGTCCGAG AAGCAGCGGCACGAGCAGCACGGCAGGCTCAGGCGGAGGACCTGGAGAAAGTGGATATTGAACATGTGGAGAAAGTGCTGCCACAGCTG CTTCTAGATTTCTAG